In a single window of the Rhodoferax saidenbachensis genome:
- a CDS encoding DEAD/DEAH box helicase, whose protein sequence is MTDAFEVTGEFAPAENFSNSPVESTPEASSHVEPQLAAAEDDVTPVVAEPEVPNGFVELGLAPELVQACKDLGYTQPTVVQSKAIPLAMGSGATKDSVAKFIDLMVSSQTGSGKTAAFLLPVLHTLLTQQAEAEAAEKAEYEQAVADAAAKGEPVPKRAKRKDPTNPRNFKAPTPGALIVCPTRELAQQVAHDAIDLVQHCRGLRVANIVGGMPYQLQIAKLQNANLVVATPGRLLDLQRSMQIKLDQVQFLVVDEADRMLDLGFSDDLAEINQLTIGRKQTMMFSATFAPRIQQLAARVMREPQRVTIDSPQEKHANIKQVLFWADNATHKRKLLDHWLRDTTINQAIVFASTQIECDGLAADLQQDGFDAVALHGALSQGLRNRRLMALRQGHVQILVATDVAARGIDVPTITHVFNFGLPMKAEDYTHRIGRTGRAGRDGLAITFAEMRDRRKIFDIEAYSRQPIKAETIPGLEPQQRAPESRPSGFGGRGRSDGAPRDRNFGGPREGGFGGNRGGFGGKPAGGNRDFGGNSRDFSGAAKEGFSYERKGGFNDRFAGQGQGGAPRGDFAPRGDFAPRGDARPPRGDFAPRGDFQPRGDFQAPRGDFGAPRGNFADRKPAFGKPAGFAKPGNGGKVFVPRDAKKRPARNAD, encoded by the coding sequence ATGACTGACGCTTTTGAAGTGACAGGCGAATTCGCGCCTGCCGAAAACTTTTCCAATTCCCCCGTGGAATCCACTCCCGAGGCTTCCAGCCACGTGGAACCCCAATTGGCTGCCGCCGAAGACGACGTGACCCCAGTGGTTGCGGAACCTGAAGTGCCTAACGGATTTGTCGAACTGGGCTTGGCGCCTGAGCTGGTGCAAGCTTGTAAGGACCTGGGTTACACCCAACCTACCGTTGTGCAAAGCAAGGCCATTCCTCTGGCCATGGGCTCTGGCGCAACCAAAGATTCGGTTGCCAAATTCATCGATCTGATGGTTTCCAGCCAGACCGGTTCCGGCAAGACCGCTGCCTTCCTGCTGCCCGTGCTGCACACGCTGTTGACGCAGCAAGCCGAAGCCGAAGCCGCTGAAAAAGCTGAATACGAACAAGCTGTGGCTGACGCCGCTGCCAAGGGCGAACCTGTTCCCAAGCGCGCCAAGCGCAAAGACCCGACCAACCCCCGCAACTTCAAGGCACCCACTCCTGGCGCCCTGATCGTTTGCCCCACCCGCGAACTGGCCCAGCAAGTGGCGCATGACGCCATCGACCTGGTGCAACATTGCCGCGGTCTGCGCGTTGCCAACATTGTGGGTGGCATGCCTTACCAATTGCAAATTGCCAAGCTGCAAAACGCGAATCTGGTGGTTGCTACGCCTGGCCGTCTGCTGGATCTGCAACGCTCCATGCAAATCAAGCTGGACCAAGTGCAATTCCTGGTGGTCGACGAAGCCGACCGCATGCTGGATCTGGGCTTCTCCGATGACCTGGCTGAAATCAACCAGCTGACCATTGGCCGCAAGCAAACCATGATGTTCAGCGCAACTTTCGCGCCGCGCATTCAGCAACTCGCTGCCCGCGTGATGCGCGAGCCGCAGCGCGTGACCATCGACAGCCCGCAAGAAAAACACGCCAACATCAAGCAAGTGCTGTTCTGGGCTGACAACGCCACCCACAAGCGCAAGCTGCTGGACCACTGGCTGCGTGACACCACCATCAACCAGGCTATTGTTTTCGCCAGCACCCAAATCGAGTGCGACGGTCTGGCTGCCGATCTGCAACAAGATGGCTTTGACGCTGTGGCATTGCATGGCGCGCTGAGCCAGGGTCTGCGTAACCGCCGCCTGATGGCACTGCGCCAAGGCCATGTGCAAATTCTGGTGGCGACCGATGTGGCTGCCCGCGGTATTGACGTGCCCACCATCACCCACGTGTTCAACTTTGGTCTGCCGATGAAGGCCGAGGATTACACCCACCGTATCGGCCGTACCGGCCGTGCTGGTCGCGATGGCTTGGCCATCACCTTTGCCGAAATGCGCGATCGTCGCAAGATTTTCGACATCGAAGCCTACAGCCGCCAGCCTATCAAGGCCGAGACCATTCCTGGTCTGGAACCCCAACAGCGTGCTCCCGAGTCGCGTCCTTCCGGCTTCGGTGGCCGTGGTCGTAGCGACGGCGCTCCACGTGACCGCAATTTCGGCGGCCCACGTGAAGGTGGCTTTGGTGGCAACCGTGGTGGTTTCGGTGGCAAGCCCGCCGGCGGCAACCGTGACTTTGGCGGCAATTCCCGTGACTTCAGCGGCGCAGCCAAAGAAGGCTTCAGCTACGAACGCAAGGGTGGTTTCAACGACCGCTTTGCGGGTCAAGGCCAAGGCGGCGCACCCCGTGGTGACTTCGCACCGCGCGGCGATTTCGCCCCACGTGGTGATGCACGTCCCCCGCGCGGTGACTTTGCGCCCCGTGGCGATTTCCAGCCGCGCGGCGACTTCCAGGCACCTCGCGGTGATTTCGGTGCACCACGTGGCAACTTCGCGGACCGCAAGCCTGCCTTTGGCAAGCCCGCTGGTTTTGCCAAGCCCGGCAACGGTGGCAAGGTGTTTGTGCCCCGTGACGCCAAGAAGCGCCCTGCACGCAACGCTGACTAA